The Glycine soja cultivar W05 chromosome 8, ASM419377v2, whole genome shotgun sequence genome has a window encoding:
- the LOC114423216 gene encoding paired amphipathic helix protein Sin3-like 3 isoform X3, with product MKRSRDDVYMSSQLKRPMVSSRGEPSGQPQMTSGGAQKLTTDDALAYLKAVKDMFQDKREKYDDFLEVMKDFKAQRIDTSGVIARVKELFKGHKDLILGFNTFLPKGYEITLPLEDEQPPQKKPVEFAEAINFVGKIKARFHDNDRVYKSFLDILNMYRREAKSIAEVYKEVAALFQDHVDLLREFTHFLPDTSGTASNHCGLARNSLLPDRSSAMPIIRQMHVEKRERNIASHGDRDLSADHPDPELDRCLIRADKDQRRHDEKEKGSRDYDHDGISRKRKSGIRAEDSGAEPLHDTDENFGMHPISYACEDKSSLKSMYSPVLGYLDKVKEKLRNPEDYQEFLKCLNIYSKEIIARHELQSLVGNLLGKHADLMEGFDEFLVQCEKNEGFLAGLLKKRHGPKPVKVEDRDRDRDRDDGMKERDRECRERDKSNAIANKDVLVPKTSLYAGKDKYAAKPISELDLSNCEQCTPSYCLLPKNYPIPPASQRTELGAEVLNDHWVSVTSGSEDYSFKHMRKNQYEESLFRCEDDRFELDMLLESVNVATKRVEELLEKVNANIIKGDSPIRIEEHLTALNLRCIERLYGDHGLDVMDVLKKNASLALPVILTRLKQKQDEWARCRSDFNKVWAEIYAKNYHKSLDHRSFYFKQQDTKSLSTKVLLAEIKEISEKKRKEDDVLLAIAAGNRQPIIPHLEFVYPDSEIHEDLYQLIKYSCGEMCTTEQLDKAMKIWTTFLEPMLGVPSRPQGPEDTEDVVKANKNNSAKTGTAIDDGDSSPATNPKNLNTNRNGDENFPSEQSNSCKQWQTSGDNKVKEDNHLDLERSAHKNETLGSSTQHGKVHINASTPDEVSRANKQDHSIERLVNANVSLTLGMELISRRTNVDNASGLTATPSRPGNISGEGGLGLPSLEGADSTRPVTSTNGAINEDTKVHRYHEEVGHFKSEREEGELSPNGGDFEEDNCEVYGHAGLEAVHKGKDGTICRQYQNRHGEEVRGEAGGENDADDEGEESPHRSMEDSENASENGDVSGTESADGEECSREHEENGDHEHDNKAESEGEAEGMTDANDVEGDGASLPYSERFLVTVKPLAKHVPPVLHDKQRTVRVFYGNDSFYVLFRLHQTLYERIQSAKVNSSSAEKKWRASNDTGSSDQYGRFMDALYNLLDGSSDSTKFEDECRAIIGTQSYVLFTLDKLIYKLVKQLQVVATEEMDNKLLQLYAYENSRKPGRFVDLVYHENARVLLHDENIYRIECSPAPTQLSSIQLMDYGYDKPEMTAVSMDPNFSAYLHNDFLSVVPDKKEKSGIYLKRNKRKYAISDEYSSQTLDGLQIINGLECKIACSSSKVAC from the exons ATGAAGAGGTCAAGGGATGATGTTTACATGAGTTCACAACTGAAACGGCCTATGGTGTCTTCTAGAGGAGAACC CTCGGGGCAACCACAGATGACGAGTGGCGGTGCTCAGAAACTAACCACAGATGATGCCTTGGCATATCTCAAGGCAGTAAAGGACATGTTTCAAGATAAGAGGGAAAAGTATGATGACTTTCTGGAAGTCATGAAGGATTTCAAGGCTCAAAG AATTGATACATCAGGTGTCATTGCAAGAGTGAAGGAACTGTTTAAAGGGCACAAAGATCTAATTTTGGGATTTAACACCTTCTTGCCAAAGGGATATGAAATTACACTTCCATTGGAGGATGAACAACCTCCCCAAAAGAAGCCCGTTGAATTTGCAGAAGCCATAAATTTTGTGGGCAAGATTAAG GCTCGTTTTCATGACAATGACCGTGTTTATAAGTCATTTCTAGACATATTAAATATGTACAGAAGGGAAGCCAAGTCTATTGCTGAGGTTTACAAGGAG GTTGCTGCACTTTTCCAGGACCATGTGGATCTTCTTAGGGAGTTTACTCATTTTCTTCCTGATACTTCAGGAACAGCCTCTAATCACTGTGGTTTGGCTCGAAATTCTCTCCTTCCCGATAGGAGCTCTGCTATGCCAATAATTAGGCAAATGCATGTTGAAAAG AGAGAAAGGAACATAGCTTCACATGGTGATCGTGACCTCAGTGCTGACCATCCTGATCCAGAACTTGACAGATGTTTGATTAGGGCCGATAAGGATCAGAGGAGGCATGATGAGAAGGAAAAGGGCAGTAGAGATTATGATCATGATGGTATATCTCGCAAGCGGAAATCTGGTATTAGGGCTGAAGACTCTGGTGCTGAACCATTGCATGATACTGATGAAAATTTTGGCATGCACCCTATCTCATATGCTTGTGAGGATAAAAGTTCTTTGAAAA GTATGTATAGTCCAGTGCTTGGTTACCTTGACAAAGTGAAGGAGAAATTAAGAAATCCTGAGGATTACCAGGAATTTTTGAAGTGCCTAAATATCTACAGCAAGGAAATAATTGCCCGACATGAGTTGCAATCATTG GTGGGCAATTTACTGGGAAAACATGCAGATCTTATGGAGGGATTTGATGAATTTTTGGTTCAATGTGAGAAGAACG AAGGATTCCTTGCTGGTCTCCTGAAAAAAA GACACGGACCAAAACCAGTGAAGGTAGAGGACAGGGATCGAGATCGTGATAGGGATGATGGGATGAAAGAAAGGGACCGCGAATGCCGAGAAAGGGACAAATCCAATGCAATTGCTAACAAGGATGTTTTGGTTCCTAAGACATCTCTGTACGCCGGCAAGGATAAGTATGCAGCGAAACCTATAAGTGAGCTTGATCTTTCGAACTGTGAACAATGCACTCCCAGTTACTGTCTTCTACCGAAAAAT TACCCAATACCACCAGCTAGCCAGAGAACAGAACTTGGTGCAGAGGTGTTGAATGATCATTGGGTTTCTGTTACTTCTGGCAGTGAGGACTATTCCTTTAAACACATGCGCAAAAATCAGTATGAGGAGAGCTTATTTAGATGTGAAGATGACAG GTTTGAACTTGATATGTTGTTAGAGTCTGTAAATGTGGCAACTAAGCGTGTTGAAGAGCTCTTAGAAAAGGTTAATGCTAATATAATTAAAGGAGATAGTCCAATTCGTATTGAGGAGCACTTAACAG CTCTAAATCTTAGGTGCATTGAACGATTATATGGTGATCATGGGCTTGATGTAATGGATGTGCTAAAGAAGAATGCATCTTTAGCTTTGCCAGTCATATTAACCCGCTTGAAGCAGAAACAGGATGAGTGGGCAAGGTGTCGTTCTGATTTTAATAAAGTTTGGGCTGAAATATATGCAAAGAACTATCACAAATCACTTGATCACCGTAGTTTCTACTTTAAGCAGCAGGATACAAAAAGCTTGAGCACTAAAG TCTTACTTgcagaaataaaagaaattagtgagaagaaaagaaaagaagatgaTGTTCTTCTTGCAATTGCTGCTGGAAACAGACAGCCTATTATTCCTCACTTGGAATTTGTGTATCCTGATTCGGAGATTCATGAAGATTTGTATCAACTCATAAAATATTCTTGTGGAGAAATGTGTACAACTGAACAGTTGGATAAAGCTATGAAGATTTGGACAACATTTTTAGAACCCATGCTTGGTGTTCCTTCTCGACCCCAAGGTCCAGAAGATACAGAAGATGTTGTCAAGGCTAATAAGAATAATTCTGCCAAAACTGGCACTGCAATTGATGATGGGGATAGTAGTCCTGCAACAAATCCTAAGAATTTAAACACTAATAGAAATGGGGATGAGAACTTTCCATCAGAACAATCAAATTCCTGCAAACAATGGCAAACAAGTGGGGATAATAAGGTTAAAGAAGATAATCATCTTGATTTAGAACGCTCGGCACATAAGAATGAAACCTTGGGAAGTAGTACACAGCATGGTAAAGTGCATATAAATGCATCCACGCCTGATGAAGTATCAAGAGCCAATAAGCAAGATCATTCCATTGAACGGTTGGTGAATGCTAATGTCTCATTGACCTTGGGTATGGAGCTAATTAGTAGAAGAACAAATGTGGATAATGCATCAG GACTTACTGCTACTCCATCAAGACCTGGTAATATTTCTGGTGAGGGAGGACTTGGTTTACCTTCATTAGAG GGTGCTGATTCTACAAGACCAGTTACATCCACAAATGGGGCCATCAATGAGGACACTAAAGTTCACAGATATCACGAAGAAGTTGGACACTTCAAAAGTGAAAGAGAAGAGGGTGAGTTATCACCTAATGGTGGAGACTTTGAAGAGGATAACTGTGAAGTTTATGGACATGCTGGTTTGGAGGCAGTTCATAAAGGAAAAGATGGTACCATTTGTCGACAATACCAAAATAGACATGGGGAAGAAGTTCGTGGTGAAGCTGGAGGAGAAAATGATGCTGATGACGAAGGCGAAGAAAGTCCCCATAGATCAATGGAGGACAGTGAAAATGCTTCTGAAAATGGTGATGTTTCTGGTACTGAGTCTGCCGATGGTGAGGAGTGTTCTCGAGAACATGAGGAGAATGGAGATCATGAACATGATAACAAGGCTGAGAGTGAAGGTGAAGCAGAAGGAATGACTGATGCCAATGATGTTGAAGGAGATGGTGCCTCATTGCCATATTCAGAGCGCTTTCTTGTCACTGTAAAGCCTCTGGCAAAACATGTTCCTCCAGTGTTGCATGACAAACAAAGGACTGTTCGAGTCTTTTATGGAAATGATTCCTTTTATGTGCTGTTTAGACTTCATCAG ACATTGTATGAGAGGATCCAATCTGCAAAGGTTAATTCATCATCTGCTGAAAAGAAGTGGAGGGCTTCAAATGATACAGGCTCTAGTGATCAATATGGCAG GTTTATGGATGCCCTTTACAATTTACTGGATGGTTCTTCTGATAGTACAAAATTTGAGGATGAGTGTCGAGCTATTATTGGAACTCAGTCATATGTCTTATTCACATTAGACAAGCTGATATATAAACTTGTTAAACAG CTTCAGGTTGTTGCCACCGAAGAGATGGATAACAAGCTGCTTCAACTATATGCATATGAAAATTCAAGAAAACCTGGAAGATTCGTTGATTTAGTTTATCACGAAAATGCCCGTGTTCTTCTCCATGATGAGAACATATATCGTATTGAATGT TCTCCTGCACCTACCCAATTGTCGTCTATTCAACTGATGGACTATGGATATGATAAGCCTGAAATGACTGCAGTGTCAATGGACCCTAATTTTTCAGCCTATCTGCACAATGACTTCCTATCTGTTGTCCCTGACAAAAAGGAGAAGTCGGGAATTTACCTGAAGAG GAATAAGCGCAAGTATGCCATTAGTGATGAATATTCAAGCCAGACCTTGGATGGACTACAAATTATCAATGGTCTAGAGTGTAAGATAGCTTGCAGTTCATCTAAG GTTGCATGTTAG